One Nostoc sp. UHCC 0302 DNA window includes the following coding sequences:
- a CDS encoding SDR family oxidoreductase yields the protein MINQKKIAVVTGSNRGLGYAIARKLSQIGIHVVLASRNQTDGLAVKEQLSSEGLDVNYHTLDVTSDLNVAQFVQWLRETYGRVDILVNNAGINPTTKPEESSLLTVQLETMRSTFDTNVLALLRISQALIPLMNVHNYGRIVNVSTEMASLAAINNDYYPIAPSYRLSKLGVNGLTVLLAKELLGSNILVNAYSPGWMKTDMGGENAPFTADQGAETAVYLATLPDGGAQGKFFAEMRQFGGPIQLQW from the coding sequence ATGATAAACCAGAAAAAGATTGCTGTAGTAACAGGTAGCAATCGCGGGTTAGGATATGCCATAGCTCGTAAATTGTCCCAAATTGGCATCCATGTTGTTCTAGCGAGTCGTAACCAAACAGATGGTCTTGCTGTTAAAGAGCAATTATCTAGTGAAGGACTTGATGTGAACTATCACACACTGGACGTTACGAGTGATTTGAATGTGGCACAGTTTGTTCAATGGCTAAGAGAAACCTACGGCAGGGTAGATATTTTGGTGAACAATGCCGGCATCAATCCTACAACCAAGCCAGAGGAATCTAGTTTATTGACAGTTCAACTAGAAACGATGCGCTCTACATTTGACACCAATGTTCTAGCGCTCCTGAGAATTTCTCAAGCATTAATTCCATTGATGAATGTTCACAACTACGGTCGCATCGTCAATGTCTCAACCGAAATGGCATCTCTGGCTGCAATTAATAATGATTACTACCCAATAGCACCTTCCTATCGACTATCCAAACTAGGGGTGAACGGGCTAACTGTACTTCTGGCAAAGGAACTCCTTGGTAGTAATATTCTCGTTAATGCTTATTCTCCAGGTTGGATGAAAACTGACATGGGAGGAGAGAATGCGCCGTTTACAGCAGACCAAGGAGCCGAAACTGCTGTTTATTTAGCAACACTTCCAGATGGAGGAGCGCAAGGAAAGTTTTTTGCAGAGATGCGTCAGTTTGGCGGCCCCATACAATTACAGTGGTAA
- a CDS encoding LysR family transcriptional regulator, translating to MGLIDLSAIDLNLLVAFEALFEERSVTAAATRLYLGQPAMSAALARLRILFQDELFIRIGRQMQPTAKALEVAQGIKAALQQIRQTLEASQTFDSTTSKSTFTIGSSDYTSFVVMPKLLEVCRRIAPSINFRLIGFAKDFVGELLERREIDLALGVFQDPPRQTMQMPLFPEHFVGICRLGHPILSQDVITPEFFASFLHALFTLRQDEVGEIDKALAQCHLQRRIVLTTPHLLVLPAIISSTDLVAAVPSRLVTPLAYQGALEIFELPVQTQPWMISMLWSKLIQQDQANSWLRQMLISVCE from the coding sequence ATGGGATTAATAGATTTGTCTGCCATTGATCTGAACCTTCTGGTCGCCTTTGAAGCACTTTTTGAAGAAAGGAGTGTAACAGCAGCAGCAACACGATTGTATTTAGGGCAACCGGCTATGAGTGCAGCACTTGCAAGGTTACGCATACTATTCCAAGATGAATTATTTATCCGAATTGGCAGACAAATGCAACCCACAGCAAAAGCTCTGGAAGTTGCCCAAGGTATAAAAGCTGCTTTACAACAAATTCGGCAGACATTGGAAGCCAGCCAAACATTTGACTCTACTACTTCTAAAAGTACTTTTACAATTGGCAGTTCAGATTACACTAGCTTTGTTGTCATGCCCAAGCTTCTAGAAGTTTGTCGTCGAATTGCACCAAGCATTAATTTTCGATTAATTGGTTTTGCAAAAGACTTTGTGGGAGAATTATTAGAGCGACGAGAGATTGATCTAGCCTTGGGTGTTTTCCAAGACCCACCCAGGCAAACAATGCAAATGCCATTATTTCCAGAACACTTTGTAGGCATCTGTCGTCTTGGACATCCCATTCTCTCCCAAGACGTTATTACACCAGAATTTTTCGCTAGTTTTCTTCATGCTCTTTTCACTCTCAGACAAGATGAAGTTGGTGAAATCGATAAAGCACTTGCCCAATGCCACCTCCAGCGCCGAATTGTTTTGACGACTCCTCACTTACTTGTGCTACCAGCAATCATTTCATCAACTGACTTGGTTGCTGCTGTTCCATCACGATTAGTAACACCATTGGCATATCAAGGTGCATTAGAAATTTTTGAACTTCCTGTACAAACTCAACCGTGGATGATTTCAATGCTGTGGAGCAAACTTATACAGCAGGATCAGGCAAATTCTTGGTTACGACAGATGCTAATAAGCGTTTGTGAGTAA
- a CDS encoding peroxiredoxin-like family protein, translating to MNTQTPANSPDIYSILSQTQLLRVSDAEIKPVLDGCTHTSKLLVLIWSQLGDFDNLEYAWWLRREKEEIEARGITIRAIGIGNRNSGIKFCEYTAFPQEWLFIDAKAQIHELLGLYRGLSIQFPMLSTSQKAWLNLMLMCAGIGSPGTLKEVFRGYKGDKKAPQLIADEEVVRGTPLPPIKGVFFKAAGGKGFQRPFELATLRLRNMTEVLSNWNIYVPDSSYLTQRGGTFLFDSQGQLIYENRDRGILGFAENMSNPLSFLYK from the coding sequence ATGAATACTCAAACACCCGCCAATTCTCCAGATATTTACTCGATTTTGAGTCAAACTCAACTCTTGCGAGTTAGTGATGCAGAGATTAAACCTGTTTTAGATGGTTGCACCCATACTTCAAAGTTGCTCGTACTTATTTGGTCGCAGTTAGGAGATTTTGATAATCTGGAATACGCTTGGTGGCTGCGAAGAGAAAAAGAAGAGATCGAAGCCAGAGGAATCACAATTCGTGCTATTGGAATTGGAAATCGCAATTCTGGAATCAAGTTTTGCGAATATACTGCGTTTCCTCAAGAATGGCTGTTTATAGACGCAAAAGCTCAAATTCACGAGCTTTTAGGGCTTTATCGCGGTTTGTCTATACAATTCCCCATGTTATCAACATCACAAAAAGCTTGGCTGAATTTAATGCTTATGTGTGCAGGGATTGGTAGCCCTGGAACGCTGAAGGAAGTTTTTAGGGGTTATAAAGGTGATAAAAAAGCACCGCAATTGATTGCTGATGAGGAAGTTGTGAGGGGTACGCCATTACCACCAATCAAAGGTGTGTTTTTCAAAGCGGCTGGAGGAAAAGGCTTTCAGCGTCCATTTGAACTAGCAACTCTGCGTCTGCGAAACATGACCGAAGTTTTAAGCAACTGGAATATTTATGTACCGGACTCATCTTATTTGACACAACGCGGGGGAACTTTTCTATTTGATTCTCAAGGTCAATTAATTTATGAAAATCGCGATCGCGGTATTCTGGGTTTTGCGGAAAATATGAGCAATCCCTTATCTTTCCTGTATAAGTAA
- a CDS encoding glycosyltransferase family 4 protein produces the protein MNILMLSSTFPYPPTRGGTQVRTFNLLKHLSQRHTITLVTQREGDVTDAELAELRDFVDYLIVFNRPQDSEPTSKILKKIQRFGTFVQQGTPPSVLNRYSAEMQLWIDNFVESGKCDVITCEHSVNEIYVRPDFQKQLKTIVNVHSSVYGTCRNQLATGISENTLRDKISLPLLRRYEQNYCSKFSAIVVTTEEDKIQLQEFNPNSEITVIPNGVDLVSFSNRTNDPGGHRLIFIGAMDNLANIDAVCFFSNQVLPEIQKYYPDTTFDIVGSRPVAEVLALKEKPGINVTGRVASMVEYLHKATICVVPMRTGFGIKNKTLEAMAAGIPVVASDRGLEGLAVDDADGTLRALRANEPAEYVTAISQLFDNPQIRLELSRNGRQLIERYFTWDIAAKHYEQVCLTGDSNG, from the coding sequence ATGAACATATTAATGCTATCTTCTACCTTTCCCTATCCACCAACGCGGGGGGGAACTCAGGTGAGGACATTTAATTTACTGAAGCACTTGAGCCAACGTCATACTATTACCCTTGTGACTCAACGCGAAGGCGATGTGACAGATGCAGAATTAGCAGAATTACGCGATTTTGTGGATTATCTGATCGTTTTCAATCGTCCCCAAGACTCTGAACCCACCTCAAAAATACTTAAAAAAATACAACGCTTTGGCACATTTGTACAACAAGGAACACCCCCTAGCGTACTCAACCGTTATTCAGCCGAGATGCAACTATGGATTGACAATTTTGTGGAGTCAGGGAAATGTGATGTAATTACCTGCGAACACAGCGTTAATGAAATTTATGTACGCCCTGATTTCCAGAAGCAGCTAAAAACTATAGTCAATGTTCATAGTTCTGTTTATGGTACTTGTCGTAATCAACTAGCAACAGGCATTTCTGAAAATACACTTAGAGACAAAATTAGTTTACCGCTTTTGCGTCGTTATGAGCAAAACTACTGTTCTAAATTTTCAGCAATTGTAGTAACAACAGAAGAGGATAAAATTCAACTGCAAGAATTCAATCCCAATAGTGAAATTACAGTTATTCCCAACGGCGTAGATTTAGTTTCTTTCTCCAACCGTACCAATGATCCAGGTGGACATCGCTTAATTTTTATTGGCGCAATGGATAATTTGGCAAACATTGATGCTGTCTGCTTTTTTAGCAATCAAGTATTGCCAGAAATCCAAAAATATTATCCTGATACAACTTTTGATATTGTCGGTTCTCGTCCTGTAGCAGAAGTTCTAGCACTCAAAGAAAAACCGGGAATTAATGTAACTGGGCGTGTGGCTTCGATGGTAGAATATTTACACAAAGCAACCATCTGCGTTGTACCTATGCGGACTGGCTTTGGTATTAAAAATAAAACTTTAGAGGCAATGGCAGCAGGTATACCCGTAGTGGCAAGCGATCGCGGCTTAGAAGGACTAGCTGTAGATGATGCTGATGGTACACTACGGGCGTTACGAGCAAATGAGCCAGCAGAGTATGTTACTGCTATTAGTCAACTATTTGATAATCCACAGATTAGACTTGAATTATCACGCAATGGGAGACAGCTGATAGAAAGATATTTTACCTGGGATATCGCTGCTAAACATTATGAGCAAGTTTGTCTGACTGGAGATAGTAATGGATAG
- a CDS encoding glycosyltransferase family 2 protein: MPKITVCIPTFNRVNLLPYAIESVLNQSEQDLELIVCDDGSSDGTPELMSRYTDSRIKYIRHPQNIGKSNNMRSGFDAASGKYFIKFDDDDRLTTDFLARTAAILEQDFSVDFVGTDHWIIDINNVRDEAKTKENSQRWGRKNLMPGVVDNLLEVVFIHQSFQIGATLFRRQTLQELGFMLPNLQNCEDNDLFVRLALAGKKGYYLPELLMEYRSHAEQQGINRAIPYLFDKIKYLESYKFDLEKLEAIRRNRLAEAQLLLGLRLIEKGETQKGRELVLAGKSISTVKALTGLGLSLLPVQLRSKAFNTLRQVRG; the protein is encoded by the coding sequence ATGCCCAAAATTACTGTTTGTATTCCTACTTTTAATCGTGTCAATCTCCTGCCCTATGCCATCGAAAGTGTACTCAACCAGTCTGAGCAGGACTTAGAATTAATTGTATGTGATGACGGTTCTAGCGATGGGACACCTGAGTTGATGTCACGGTACACAGATAGCCGGATTAAATATATCCGTCATCCGCAAAATATTGGTAAAAGCAATAATATGCGCTCTGGTTTTGATGCTGCCAGCGGTAAATATTTTATTAAATTTGATGATGATGATAGGTTGACAACTGATTTTTTAGCACGTACTGCTGCAATTCTGGAACAAGATTTTAGTGTTGATTTTGTTGGCACAGACCACTGGATAATAGATATAAATAATGTCCGCGATGAGGCTAAAACTAAAGAAAACTCTCAACGCTGGGGTCGGAAAAATTTAATGCCGGGTGTTGTGGATAACTTGCTAGAGGTTGTGTTTATTCACCAAAGCTTTCAAATTGGAGCAACGTTATTTCGTCGTCAAACTTTACAAGAATTAGGATTTATGCTGCCCAATCTGCAAAATTGTGAGGATAATGATTTATTTGTACGGTTGGCTTTAGCTGGAAAAAAAGGCTATTACTTACCAGAATTATTGATGGAATATCGCTCTCATGCAGAACAGCAAGGTATTAATCGAGCGATTCCTTATTTATTTGATAAAATCAAATATTTAGAAAGTTATAAGTTTGATTTAGAGAAACTAGAAGCTATCAGACGAAATCGCCTTGCAGAAGCGCAACTATTATTAGGTTTACGTTTAATTGAAAAAGGTGAAACGCAAAAAGGTAGAGAGCTAGTTTTGGCAGGAAAATCTATTTCAACAGTTAAAGCGTTGACTGGTTTAGGTTTATCGTTATTACCAGTGCAGTTACGGAGTAAAGCATTTAATACATTGCGACAAGTACGTGGTTAA
- a CDS encoding LCCL domain-containing protein, whose amino-acid sequence MWQVFRSSLVMLNTLLIVMLPTVSHSQSKPTAKQINWNTSASSLKLSGQIDRAFKFVCPSSGRISSVYGTDTYYIGSSICSAAVHAGLITAKNGGQVTIKIISNPEGNYVATNRHGVRSNGLNSGSEGFIFLNTNGSPVANLDSREINWNTSASSLDLSGRLDQDFKFVCQPNGRIGSVYGTGTYYIGSSICSAAVHAGLITAKNGGQVTIKIIASPEGNYVATNRHGVRSNGLNSGSDSFIFLNPDGSPVAIEPTSSNVPAVNRVINKVKPKVCLPVVGCL is encoded by the coding sequence ATGTGGCAAGTATTTCGTTCTAGTTTGGTTATGCTTAACACTTTACTGATTGTGATGTTGCCAACAGTTTCTCATAGTCAATCAAAACCAACTGCAAAACAAATAAACTGGAATACTAGTGCTTCCTCTCTTAAACTTAGTGGACAAATAGATCGGGCTTTTAAATTTGTTTGCCCCTCTAGTGGTCGTATTAGTTCGGTGTATGGGACTGATACATACTACATCGGTTCTTCGATTTGTAGTGCAGCTGTTCATGCTGGACTAATCACAGCTAAAAATGGGGGGCAAGTAACCATTAAAATTATCTCAAATCCAGAAGGAAATTATGTAGCAACCAACCGTCATGGTGTAAGAAGCAATGGACTTAACTCCGGTTCGGAAGGCTTCATTTTTCTAAATACTAATGGTTCTCCTGTGGCAAATCTGGATTCAAGAGAAATAAACTGGAATACTAGCGCTAGTTCTCTTGACCTGAGCGGACGACTAGATCAGGATTTTAAATTTGTTTGCCAACCTAATGGTCGTATTGGTTCGGTGTATGGAACCGGCACTTACTACATTGGTTCTTCGATTTGTAGTGCAGCTGTTCATGCTGGACTAATCACAGCTAAAAATGGGGGGCAAGTAACTATTAAAATTATCGCAAGTCCAGAAGGAAATTATGTAGCAACCAATCGTCATGGTGTAAGAAGCAATGGGCTTAACTCCGGTTCAGATAGCTTTATTTTTCTAAATCCCGATGGTTCTCCTGTAGCAATTGAGCCTACGTCATCAAATGTTCCTGCTGTTAATCGAGTTATTAATAAGGTTAAGCCCAAAGTTTGCTTACCTGTTGTCGGTTGCTTGTGA
- a CDS encoding NAD(P)-dependent oxidoreductase, with the protein MSQKRILVTGASGCVGHYLSEALIKETNHELYLLVRNPSKLQVDTQARPGITVLQGDMQKISDFADLLKIIDTAVLTATAWGGEETFEINVVKTIELLKLLDPNRCEQVIYFSTASVLNRHNQPLKEAGELGIDYIRSKYKCLEVMSELAIAPKITKVFPTLVLGGDVNKPYSHVSSGISEVTKYINLIRFFKADGSFHFIHARDIATVVRYLIDHPPKEDEPRQLVLGQAQLTADQAIQQVCTYLGKKIYFRIPLSLTLANFIIAVFRIQMDAWSRFCMDYRHFTYENAINPASFDQPNYCATMSDVLKISGVDADYD; encoded by the coding sequence ATGAGCCAGAAACGCATTTTAGTGACTGGTGCAAGTGGCTGTGTGGGCCACTACCTCAGTGAAGCTTTAATTAAAGAAACAAATCACGAGTTGTATTTGCTGGTAAGGAACCCCAGTAAACTGCAAGTTGATACTCAAGCACGTCCAGGTATCACCGTTTTGCAAGGCGATATGCAAAAAATTAGCGATTTTGCTGATTTGCTCAAAATAATTGATACGGCAGTACTCACAGCGACGGCTTGGGGTGGTGAAGAGACATTTGAGATTAATGTAGTCAAAACTATAGAGTTACTTAAGCTTCTAGATCCAAATAGGTGTGAACAGGTAATTTATTTTTCTACTGCTAGCGTTTTAAATCGCCACAATCAACCGTTGAAGGAAGCAGGAGAACTTGGAATAGATTATATTCGTTCCAAGTATAAGTGTTTAGAAGTGATGTCAGAGTTAGCGATCGCACCCAAAATTACTAAAGTTTTTCCGACTTTAGTTTTGGGCGGTGATGTTAATAAACCTTATTCTCATGTTTCCTCTGGTATTTCAGAAGTTACCAAATATATAAATTTAATTCGCTTCTTCAAAGCAGATGGTAGTTTTCACTTTATTCATGCACGAGATATTGCCACCGTCGTGCGATATTTAATTGATCATCCCCCTAAAGAAGATGAACCACGACAGTTAGTTTTAGGTCAAGCACAGTTAACAGCAGACCAAGCAATACAACAAGTTTGCACCTATTTAGGCAAAAAAATTTACTTTCGCATTCCATTATCTTTAACCTTAGCTAATTTTATTATTGCTGTATTCCGCATTCAGATGGATGCTTGGAGTAGATTTTGCATGGACTATCGACATTTTACTTATGAAAATGCGATTAATCCTGCTAGTTTTGACCAACCAAATTACTGTGCGACTATGAGTGATGTGCTAAAAATTAGCGGTGTTGATGCTGATTATGATTGA
- the hemE gene encoding uroporphyrinogen decarboxylase, giving the protein MGVSLTAPHLLRAARGEVVDRPPVWMMRQAGRYMKAYRDLREKYPSFRDRSEIPEVAIEVSLQPWKAFQPDGVILFSDIVTPLPGLGIDMDIAEGKGPIISSPIRTQAQVDSLRPLEPEAALPFIKTILQALRSEVGNKSTVLGFVGAPWTLAAYAVEGKGSKTYSIIKNMAFSDPAILHQLLAKFADAIAVYARYQIDSGAQVVQMFDSWAGQLSPQDYDTFALPYQQRVFQQVKQTHPDTPLILLVSGSAGVLERMAKSGADIVSVDWAVDMADARARLGKQVKVQGNLDPGVLFGSKQFIRDRILDTVRKAGNWGHILNLGHGVLPETPEENVAFFFETAKQLNALV; this is encoded by the coding sequence ATGGGTGTTTCGTTAACGGCTCCTCATCTCCTCCGGGCTGCTCGCGGTGAAGTAGTAGATCGTCCCCCCGTATGGATGATGCGACAAGCGGGACGATATATGAAAGCATATCGAGACTTAAGGGAGAAGTACCCTTCGTTTCGCGATCGCTCAGAAATTCCTGAAGTCGCAATTGAAGTGTCCCTCCAACCTTGGAAAGCCTTTCAACCAGACGGAGTGATTTTATTTTCCGACATTGTAACCCCATTGCCTGGTTTAGGCATTGATATGGACATTGCCGAAGGTAAAGGCCCAATTATTTCCTCGCCGATTCGCACTCAAGCACAAGTTGATAGTCTGCGCCCCTTAGAACCAGAAGCAGCTCTACCATTCATTAAGACAATATTGCAGGCTTTGCGCTCAGAAGTGGGCAATAAATCAACCGTGTTGGGTTTTGTGGGTGCGCCGTGGACATTAGCAGCTTATGCAGTAGAGGGGAAAGGTTCCAAAACCTACTCCATCATCAAAAACATGGCATTCTCAGACCCCGCAATACTGCATCAGTTGTTAGCTAAATTCGCAGACGCGATCGCTGTTTATGCCCGCTATCAAATTGACAGCGGCGCTCAAGTTGTGCAAATGTTCGATTCTTGGGCTGGACAATTAAGTCCTCAAGATTACGATACCTTTGCGCTACCTTATCAGCAAAGAGTCTTCCAGCAAGTCAAGCAAACCCATCCTGATACACCTTTAATTCTGCTAGTTAGCGGGAGTGCAGGTGTGTTAGAAAGAATGGCAAAATCCGGTGCTGATATTGTCAGTGTAGATTGGGCAGTAGACATGGCAGACGCACGAGCAAGATTAGGCAAACAAGTGAAAGTACAGGGTAATCTCGACCCTGGAGTGTTATTTGGTTCCAAACAGTTTATCCGCGATCGTATTCTTGATACCGTTCGCAAAGCTGGAAATTGGGGTCACATTCTCAATCTAGGTCATGGTGTACTACCAGAAACTCCAGAAGAGAATGTCGCTTTCTTCTTTGAAACGGCAAAACAACTCAATGCACTTGTTTAG